The following are encoded together in the Salvia hispanica cultivar TCC Black 2014 chromosome 6, UniMelb_Shisp_WGS_1.0, whole genome shotgun sequence genome:
- the LOC125191850 gene encoding F-box/LRR-repeat protein 10 isoform X5, protein MTPRLSFRLQREIERNGSSAWLSAHGNSGPGSSPFSPNSNDHDKARHPLHPLTGLHVYGLPLLRCRNTLIPPQFPSAWIFFQDIAPSIDLLRPLLPHCNPYLRSLKVDCTRLDDSSLDSLLHPSLQELCLRNCADFSGRLLSELGRTCKDLRFLYLSSVAEKRGRSVDVLHLEEMLSGCTQLEVRTLILMFDVSVFLRHSFARVWALASPKLISLEIEYISSVMMTELLNPAVGLHQTSSHPWPSVLPNLQKLCLSVDYITDTMVSTISKCLVSLTHLDLRDIPIMEPRMAFDLTNNGLQQINAHGKLKHLCLVRSQEIAPTFFKRVNDLGILLMADKCSAMESICLGGFCQVTDTAATSCSMTHVSLRWCNLLTNLAVTRLASNADLSTLDLRDCRNLGDEALRAISMLPKLKTLLLDGCDLTDAGLSYLSKGVMNHLVSLSVRGCKRLTDRCISSLFDGKSNPELRELDLSNLPNISDAAVLLLARSRILISELRMRQCPLIGDTSVMALASMQVDENTWCGSSLRLLDIYNCGGITQLAFRWLKKPYFPRLRWLGVTGSMNRDAVEALARSRPYIHVTTQGEELGTEQWDNMEDAHLQDYDDVDEFEEWLLGGGGGEGEGDDDDYEDEEQDMSDAEMEDAVGHES, encoded by the exons ATGACCCCACGCCTCTCATTTCGTCTgcagagagagatagagagaaatgGCAGCTCCGCCTGGCTCAGCGCGCACGGGAATTCTGGGCCTGGATCATCTCCCTTCAGCCCTAATAGCAACGATCATGACAAAGCTCGACATCCCCTCCATCCTCTCACTGGCCTCCACGTGTACGGCCTGCCGCTCCTGCGCTGCCGAAATACTCTCATTCCTCCCCAATTTCCATCTGCCT GGATTTTTTTTCAGGATATTGCGCCTTCAATTGATTTATTGAGGCCGCTGCTTCCGCACTGCAACCCCTACTTGCGTAGCTTGAAGGTGGACTGCACTCGCCTCGATGATTCGTCTTTGGATTCTCTCCTCCACCCTTCGCTGCAGGAGCTCTGCCTCCGGAATTGCGCGGATTTCAGCGGCAGGCTTTTATCCGAGCTAGGGCGCACTTGCAAGGATCTTAG GTTTCTGTATTTAAGTTCCGTGGCAGAGAAGAGGGGAAGATCAGTTGATGTATTGCATCTAGAGGAAATGCTTAGTGGTTGCACTCAATTGGAAGTAAGG ACATTGATCCTGATGTTTGATGTCTCCGTATTTCTGCGCCATAGTTTTGCTCGTGTGTGGGCTCTGGCCTCGCCAAAACTCATTTCTCTTGAGATCGAGTATATTTCCTCAGTAATGATGACGGAACTGCTTAACCCTGCTGTGGGACTCCATCAGACATCGTCGCATCCATGGCCATCTGTATTGCCTAATTTACAGAAGTTATGCCTTTCTGTGGACTATATTACTGACACCATGGTGAGCACAATATCTAAGTGCCTCGTCTCCTTGACTCATCTAGATCTTCGAGATATACCCATAATGGAACCGAGAATGGCATTTGATCTCACTAACAACGGCCTTCAACAAATTAATGCACATGGTAAGCTGAAGCACCTCTGTTTGGTGAGAAGTCAAGAGATTGCTCCTACATTCTTCAAGCGAGTCAATGATCTCGGTATCCTTCTTATGGCTGATAAATGTTCGGCCATGGAAAGCATTTGTCTTGGTGGCTTTTGCCAAGTGACGGATACAG CTGCAACGTCATGTTCTATGACACACGTTAGCCTACGGTGGTGTAATCTCTTAACGAACTTGGCCGTCACACGTTTGGCATCCAATGCAGATCTCTCCACTCTCGACTTGCGAGATTGTAGAAACCTTGGAGATGAAGCTCTTCGAGCTATCAGTATGCTTCCCAAGTTGAAGACTCTACTTCTCGACGGCTGTGATTTAACTGATGCAGGTTTATCCTACTTAAGCAAAGGTGTGATGAATCACCTGGTTTCGTTGTCTGTGAGAGGATGCAAGAGACTCACTGACAGATGCATCTCTTCCCTTTTTGATGGGAAGTCTAACCCAGAATTAAGAGAATTGGATCTATCAAATCTTCCAAATATCTCTGACGCTGCTGTCCTGTTACTAGCAAGAAGCCGCATCCTAATATCCGAGCTGCGGATGAGACAATGCCCCCTCATTGGTGACACTTCTGTCATGGCACTAGCCTCGATGCAGGTTGATGAGAACACTTGGTGTGGAAGTAGCTTGAGGTTGTTGGATATCTATAACTGCGGGGGCATCACTCAACTTGCATTCCGGTGGTTAAAGAAGCCGTATTTCCCTAGATTGAGATGGTTGGGGGTGACAGGATCCATGAACAGGGATGCCGTTGAGGCTCTGGCAAGAAGCAGGCCGTATATACACGTTACTACACAGGGTGAGGAACTAGGGACAGAACAGTGGGATAACATGGAGGATGCTCATTTGCAGGACTATGACGATGTGGACGAGTTTGAGGAGTGGCTTTTAGGAGGAGGgggaggagaaggagaaggagatgaCGATGACTACGAAGATGAAGAGCAAGATATGAGTGATGCTGAGATGGAAGATGCTGTTGGACATGAGTCGTGA
- the LOC125191850 gene encoding F-box/LRR-repeat protein 10 isoform X1 produces the protein MTPRLSFRLQREIERNGSSAWLSAHGNSGPGSSPFSPNSNDHDKARHPLHPLTGLHVYGLPLLRCRNTLIPPQFPSAWIFFQDIAPSIDLLRPLLPHCNPYLRSLKVDCTRLDDSSLDSLLHPSLQELCLRNCADFSGRLLSELGRTCKDLRFLYLSSVAEKRGRSVDVLHLEEMLSGCTQLEVRTLILMFDVSVFLRHSFARVWALASPKLISLEIEYISSVMMTELLNPAVGLHQTSSHPWPSVLPNLQKLCLSVDYITDTMVSTISKCLVSLTHLDLRDIPIMEPRMAFDLTNNGLQQINAHGKLKHLCLVRSQEIAPTFFKRVNDLGILLMADKCSAMESICLGGFCQVTDTGYKTLLHSCSKLYVLRVFHGTHLTDLVFHDIAATSCSMTHVSLRWCNLLTNLAVTRLASNADLSTLDLRDCRNLGDEALRAISMLPKLKTLLLDGCDLTDAGLSYLSKGVMNHLVSLSVRGCKRLTDRCISSLFDGKSNPELRELDLSNLPNISDAAVLLLARSRILISELRMRQCPLIGDTSVMALASMQVDENTWCGSSLRLLDIYNCGGITQLAFRWLKKPYFPRLRWLGVTGSMNRDAVEALARSRPYIHVTTQGEELGTEQWDNMEDAHLQDYDDVDEFEEWLLGGGGGEGEGDDDDYEDEEQDMSDAEMEDAVGHES, from the exons ATGACCCCACGCCTCTCATTTCGTCTgcagagagagatagagagaaatgGCAGCTCCGCCTGGCTCAGCGCGCACGGGAATTCTGGGCCTGGATCATCTCCCTTCAGCCCTAATAGCAACGATCATGACAAAGCTCGACATCCCCTCCATCCTCTCACTGGCCTCCACGTGTACGGCCTGCCGCTCCTGCGCTGCCGAAATACTCTCATTCCTCCCCAATTTCCATCTGCCT GGATTTTTTTTCAGGATATTGCGCCTTCAATTGATTTATTGAGGCCGCTGCTTCCGCACTGCAACCCCTACTTGCGTAGCTTGAAGGTGGACTGCACTCGCCTCGATGATTCGTCTTTGGATTCTCTCCTCCACCCTTCGCTGCAGGAGCTCTGCCTCCGGAATTGCGCGGATTTCAGCGGCAGGCTTTTATCCGAGCTAGGGCGCACTTGCAAGGATCTTAG GTTTCTGTATTTAAGTTCCGTGGCAGAGAAGAGGGGAAGATCAGTTGATGTATTGCATCTAGAGGAAATGCTTAGTGGTTGCACTCAATTGGAAGTAAGG ACATTGATCCTGATGTTTGATGTCTCCGTATTTCTGCGCCATAGTTTTGCTCGTGTGTGGGCTCTGGCCTCGCCAAAACTCATTTCTCTTGAGATCGAGTATATTTCCTCAGTAATGATGACGGAACTGCTTAACCCTGCTGTGGGACTCCATCAGACATCGTCGCATCCATGGCCATCTGTATTGCCTAATTTACAGAAGTTATGCCTTTCTGTGGACTATATTACTGACACCATGGTGAGCACAATATCTAAGTGCCTCGTCTCCTTGACTCATCTAGATCTTCGAGATATACCCATAATGGAACCGAGAATGGCATTTGATCTCACTAACAACGGCCTTCAACAAATTAATGCACATGGTAAGCTGAAGCACCTCTGTTTGGTGAGAAGTCAAGAGATTGCTCCTACATTCTTCAAGCGAGTCAATGATCTCGGTATCCTTCTTATGGCTGATAAATGTTCGGCCATGGAAAGCATTTGTCTTGGTGGCTTTTGCCAAGTGACGGATACAGGTTATAAAACACTTCTGCATTCATGCTCCAAATTATATGTTCTCAGGGTGTTCCATGGTACTCATCTTACTGACCTGGTCTTTCATGACATAGCTGCAACGTCATGTTCTATGACACACGTTAGCCTACGGTGGTGTAATCTCTTAACGAACTTGGCCGTCACACGTTTGGCATCCAATGCAGATCTCTCCACTCTCGACTTGCGAGATTGTAGAAACCTTGGAGATGAAGCTCTTCGAGCTATCAGTATGCTTCCCAAGTTGAAGACTCTACTTCTCGACGGCTGTGATTTAACTGATGCAGGTTTATCCTACTTAAGCAAAGGTGTGATGAATCACCTGGTTTCGTTGTCTGTGAGAGGATGCAAGAGACTCACTGACAGATGCATCTCTTCCCTTTTTGATGGGAAGTCTAACCCAGAATTAAGAGAATTGGATCTATCAAATCTTCCAAATATCTCTGACGCTGCTGTCCTGTTACTAGCAAGAAGCCGCATCCTAATATCCGAGCTGCGGATGAGACAATGCCCCCTCATTGGTGACACTTCTGTCATGGCACTAGCCTCGATGCAGGTTGATGAGAACACTTGGTGTGGAAGTAGCTTGAGGTTGTTGGATATCTATAACTGCGGGGGCATCACTCAACTTGCATTCCGGTGGTTAAAGAAGCCGTATTTCCCTAGATTGAGATGGTTGGGGGTGACAGGATCCATGAACAGGGATGCCGTTGAGGCTCTGGCAAGAAGCAGGCCGTATATACACGTTACTACACAGGGTGAGGAACTAGGGACAGAACAGTGGGATAACATGGAGGATGCTCATTTGCAGGACTATGACGATGTGGACGAGTTTGAGGAGTGGCTTTTAGGAGGAGGgggaggagaaggagaaggagatgaCGATGACTACGAAGATGAAGAGCAAGATATGAGTGATGCTGAGATGGAAGATGCTGTTGGACATGAGTCGTGA
- the LOC125191850 gene encoding F-box/LRR-repeat protein 10 isoform X3, translating into MAAPPGSARTGILGLDHLPSALIATIMTKLDIPSILSLASTCTACRSCAAEILSFLPNFHLPDIAPSIDLLRPLLPHCNPYLRSLKVDCTRLDDSSLDSLLHPSLQELCLRNCADFSGRLLSELGRTCKDLRFLYLSSVAEKRGRSVDVLHLEEMLSGCTQLEVRTLILMFDVSVFLRHSFARVWALASPKLISLEIEYISSVMMTELLNPAVGLHQTSSHPWPSVLPNLQKLCLSVDYITDTMVSTISKCLVSLTHLDLRDIPIMEPRMAFDLTNNGLQQINAHGKLKHLCLVRSQEIAPTFFKRVNDLGILLMADKCSAMESICLGGFCQVTDTGYKTLLHSCSKLYVLRVFHGTHLTDLVFHDIAATSCSMTHVSLRWCNLLTNLAVTRLASNADLSTLDLRDCRNLGDEALRAISMLPKLKTLLLDGCDLTDAGLSYLSKGVMNHLVSLSVRGCKRLTDRCISSLFDGKSNPELRELDLSNLPNISDAAVLLLARSRILISELRMRQCPLIGDTSVMALASMQVDENTWCGSSLRLLDIYNCGGITQLAFRWLKKPYFPRLRWLGVTGSMNRDAVEALARSRPYIHVTTQGEELGTEQWDNMEDAHLQDYDDVDEFEEWLLGGGGGEGEGDDDDYEDEEQDMSDAEMEDAVGHES; encoded by the exons atgGCAGCTCCGCCTGGCTCAGCGCGCACGGGAATTCTGGGCCTGGATCATCTCCCTTCAGCCCTAATAGCAACGATCATGACAAAGCTCGACATCCCCTCCATCCTCTCACTGGCCTCCACGTGTACGGCCTGCCGCTCCTGCGCTGCCGAAATACTCTCATTCCTCCCCAATTTCCATCTGCCT GATATTGCGCCTTCAATTGATTTATTGAGGCCGCTGCTTCCGCACTGCAACCCCTACTTGCGTAGCTTGAAGGTGGACTGCACTCGCCTCGATGATTCGTCTTTGGATTCTCTCCTCCACCCTTCGCTGCAGGAGCTCTGCCTCCGGAATTGCGCGGATTTCAGCGGCAGGCTTTTATCCGAGCTAGGGCGCACTTGCAAGGATCTTAG GTTTCTGTATTTAAGTTCCGTGGCAGAGAAGAGGGGAAGATCAGTTGATGTATTGCATCTAGAGGAAATGCTTAGTGGTTGCACTCAATTGGAAGTAAGG ACATTGATCCTGATGTTTGATGTCTCCGTATTTCTGCGCCATAGTTTTGCTCGTGTGTGGGCTCTGGCCTCGCCAAAACTCATTTCTCTTGAGATCGAGTATATTTCCTCAGTAATGATGACGGAACTGCTTAACCCTGCTGTGGGACTCCATCAGACATCGTCGCATCCATGGCCATCTGTATTGCCTAATTTACAGAAGTTATGCCTTTCTGTGGACTATATTACTGACACCATGGTGAGCACAATATCTAAGTGCCTCGTCTCCTTGACTCATCTAGATCTTCGAGATATACCCATAATGGAACCGAGAATGGCATTTGATCTCACTAACAACGGCCTTCAACAAATTAATGCACATGGTAAGCTGAAGCACCTCTGTTTGGTGAGAAGTCAAGAGATTGCTCCTACATTCTTCAAGCGAGTCAATGATCTCGGTATCCTTCTTATGGCTGATAAATGTTCGGCCATGGAAAGCATTTGTCTTGGTGGCTTTTGCCAAGTGACGGATACAGGTTATAAAACACTTCTGCATTCATGCTCCAAATTATATGTTCTCAGGGTGTTCCATGGTACTCATCTTACTGACCTGGTCTTTCATGACATAGCTGCAACGTCATGTTCTATGACACACGTTAGCCTACGGTGGTGTAATCTCTTAACGAACTTGGCCGTCACACGTTTGGCATCCAATGCAGATCTCTCCACTCTCGACTTGCGAGATTGTAGAAACCTTGGAGATGAAGCTCTTCGAGCTATCAGTATGCTTCCCAAGTTGAAGACTCTACTTCTCGACGGCTGTGATTTAACTGATGCAGGTTTATCCTACTTAAGCAAAGGTGTGATGAATCACCTGGTTTCGTTGTCTGTGAGAGGATGCAAGAGACTCACTGACAGATGCATCTCTTCCCTTTTTGATGGGAAGTCTAACCCAGAATTAAGAGAATTGGATCTATCAAATCTTCCAAATATCTCTGACGCTGCTGTCCTGTTACTAGCAAGAAGCCGCATCCTAATATCCGAGCTGCGGATGAGACAATGCCCCCTCATTGGTGACACTTCTGTCATGGCACTAGCCTCGATGCAGGTTGATGAGAACACTTGGTGTGGAAGTAGCTTGAGGTTGTTGGATATCTATAACTGCGGGGGCATCACTCAACTTGCATTCCGGTGGTTAAAGAAGCCGTATTTCCCTAGATTGAGATGGTTGGGGGTGACAGGATCCATGAACAGGGATGCCGTTGAGGCTCTGGCAAGAAGCAGGCCGTATATACACGTTACTACACAGGGTGAGGAACTAGGGACAGAACAGTGGGATAACATGGAGGATGCTCATTTGCAGGACTATGACGATGTGGACGAGTTTGAGGAGTGGCTTTTAGGAGGAGGgggaggagaaggagaaggagatgaCGATGACTACGAAGATGAAGAGCAAGATATGAGTGATGCTGAGATGGAAGATGCTGTTGGACATGAGTCGTGA
- the LOC125191850 gene encoding F-box/LRR-repeat protein 10 isoform X2 yields MTPRLSFRLQREIERNGSSAWLSAHGNSGPGSSPFSPNSNDHDKARHPLHPLTGLHVYGLPLLRCRNTLIPPQFPSAWIFFQDIAPSIDLLRPLLPHCNPYLRSLKVDCTRLDDSSLDSLLHPSLQELCLRNCADFSGRLLSELGRTCKDLRFLYLSSVAEKRGRSVDVLHLEEMLSGCTQLETLILMFDVSVFLRHSFARVWALASPKLISLEIEYISSVMMTELLNPAVGLHQTSSHPWPSVLPNLQKLCLSVDYITDTMVSTISKCLVSLTHLDLRDIPIMEPRMAFDLTNNGLQQINAHGKLKHLCLVRSQEIAPTFFKRVNDLGILLMADKCSAMESICLGGFCQVTDTGYKTLLHSCSKLYVLRVFHGTHLTDLVFHDIAATSCSMTHVSLRWCNLLTNLAVTRLASNADLSTLDLRDCRNLGDEALRAISMLPKLKTLLLDGCDLTDAGLSYLSKGVMNHLVSLSVRGCKRLTDRCISSLFDGKSNPELRELDLSNLPNISDAAVLLLARSRILISELRMRQCPLIGDTSVMALASMQVDENTWCGSSLRLLDIYNCGGITQLAFRWLKKPYFPRLRWLGVTGSMNRDAVEALARSRPYIHVTTQGEELGTEQWDNMEDAHLQDYDDVDEFEEWLLGGGGGEGEGDDDDYEDEEQDMSDAEMEDAVGHES; encoded by the exons ATGACCCCACGCCTCTCATTTCGTCTgcagagagagatagagagaaatgGCAGCTCCGCCTGGCTCAGCGCGCACGGGAATTCTGGGCCTGGATCATCTCCCTTCAGCCCTAATAGCAACGATCATGACAAAGCTCGACATCCCCTCCATCCTCTCACTGGCCTCCACGTGTACGGCCTGCCGCTCCTGCGCTGCCGAAATACTCTCATTCCTCCCCAATTTCCATCTGCCT GGATTTTTTTTCAGGATATTGCGCCTTCAATTGATTTATTGAGGCCGCTGCTTCCGCACTGCAACCCCTACTTGCGTAGCTTGAAGGTGGACTGCACTCGCCTCGATGATTCGTCTTTGGATTCTCTCCTCCACCCTTCGCTGCAGGAGCTCTGCCTCCGGAATTGCGCGGATTTCAGCGGCAGGCTTTTATCCGAGCTAGGGCGCACTTGCAAGGATCTTAG GTTTCTGTATTTAAGTTCCGTGGCAGAGAAGAGGGGAAGATCAGTTGATGTATTGCATCTAGAGGAAATGCTTAGTGGTTGCACTCAATTGGAA ACATTGATCCTGATGTTTGATGTCTCCGTATTTCTGCGCCATAGTTTTGCTCGTGTGTGGGCTCTGGCCTCGCCAAAACTCATTTCTCTTGAGATCGAGTATATTTCCTCAGTAATGATGACGGAACTGCTTAACCCTGCTGTGGGACTCCATCAGACATCGTCGCATCCATGGCCATCTGTATTGCCTAATTTACAGAAGTTATGCCTTTCTGTGGACTATATTACTGACACCATGGTGAGCACAATATCTAAGTGCCTCGTCTCCTTGACTCATCTAGATCTTCGAGATATACCCATAATGGAACCGAGAATGGCATTTGATCTCACTAACAACGGCCTTCAACAAATTAATGCACATGGTAAGCTGAAGCACCTCTGTTTGGTGAGAAGTCAAGAGATTGCTCCTACATTCTTCAAGCGAGTCAATGATCTCGGTATCCTTCTTATGGCTGATAAATGTTCGGCCATGGAAAGCATTTGTCTTGGTGGCTTTTGCCAAGTGACGGATACAGGTTATAAAACACTTCTGCATTCATGCTCCAAATTATATGTTCTCAGGGTGTTCCATGGTACTCATCTTACTGACCTGGTCTTTCATGACATAGCTGCAACGTCATGTTCTATGACACACGTTAGCCTACGGTGGTGTAATCTCTTAACGAACTTGGCCGTCACACGTTTGGCATCCAATGCAGATCTCTCCACTCTCGACTTGCGAGATTGTAGAAACCTTGGAGATGAAGCTCTTCGAGCTATCAGTATGCTTCCCAAGTTGAAGACTCTACTTCTCGACGGCTGTGATTTAACTGATGCAGGTTTATCCTACTTAAGCAAAGGTGTGATGAATCACCTGGTTTCGTTGTCTGTGAGAGGATGCAAGAGACTCACTGACAGATGCATCTCTTCCCTTTTTGATGGGAAGTCTAACCCAGAATTAAGAGAATTGGATCTATCAAATCTTCCAAATATCTCTGACGCTGCTGTCCTGTTACTAGCAAGAAGCCGCATCCTAATATCCGAGCTGCGGATGAGACAATGCCCCCTCATTGGTGACACTTCTGTCATGGCACTAGCCTCGATGCAGGTTGATGAGAACACTTGGTGTGGAAGTAGCTTGAGGTTGTTGGATATCTATAACTGCGGGGGCATCACTCAACTTGCATTCCGGTGGTTAAAGAAGCCGTATTTCCCTAGATTGAGATGGTTGGGGGTGACAGGATCCATGAACAGGGATGCCGTTGAGGCTCTGGCAAGAAGCAGGCCGTATATACACGTTACTACACAGGGTGAGGAACTAGGGACAGAACAGTGGGATAACATGGAGGATGCTCATTTGCAGGACTATGACGATGTGGACGAGTTTGAGGAGTGGCTTTTAGGAGGAGGgggaggagaaggagaaggagatgaCGATGACTACGAAGATGAAGAGCAAGATATGAGTGATGCTGAGATGGAAGATGCTGTTGGACATGAGTCGTGA
- the LOC125191850 gene encoding F-box/LRR-repeat protein 10 isoform X6 translates to MTPRLSFRLQREIERNGSSAWLSAHGNSGPGSSPFSPNSNDHDKARHPLHPLTGLHVYGLPLLRCRNTLIPPQFPSAWIFFQDIAPSIDLLRPLLPHCNPYLRSLKVDCTRLDDSSLDSLLHPSLQELCLRNCADFSGRLLSELGRTCKDLRFLYLSSVAEKRGRSVDVLHLEEMLSGCTQLEVRTLILMFDVSVFLRHSFARVWALASPKLISLEIEYISSVMMTELLNPAVGLHQTSSHPWPSVLPNLQKLCLSVDYITDTMVSTISKCLVSLTHLDLRDIPIMEPRMAFDLTNNGLQQINAHGKLKHLCLVRSQEIAPTFFKRVNDLGILLMADKCSAMESICLGGFCQVTDTDLSTLDLRDCRNLGDEALRAISMLPKLKTLLLDGCDLTDAGLSYLSKGVMNHLVSLSVRGCKRLTDRCISSLFDGKSNPELRELDLSNLPNISDAAVLLLARSRILISELRMRQCPLIGDTSVMALASMQVDENTWCGSSLRLLDIYNCGGITQLAFRWLKKPYFPRLRWLGVTGSMNRDAVEALARSRPYIHVTTQGEELGTEQWDNMEDAHLQDYDDVDEFEEWLLGGGGGEGEGDDDDYEDEEQDMSDAEMEDAVGHES, encoded by the exons ATGACCCCACGCCTCTCATTTCGTCTgcagagagagatagagagaaatgGCAGCTCCGCCTGGCTCAGCGCGCACGGGAATTCTGGGCCTGGATCATCTCCCTTCAGCCCTAATAGCAACGATCATGACAAAGCTCGACATCCCCTCCATCCTCTCACTGGCCTCCACGTGTACGGCCTGCCGCTCCTGCGCTGCCGAAATACTCTCATTCCTCCCCAATTTCCATCTGCCT GGATTTTTTTTCAGGATATTGCGCCTTCAATTGATTTATTGAGGCCGCTGCTTCCGCACTGCAACCCCTACTTGCGTAGCTTGAAGGTGGACTGCACTCGCCTCGATGATTCGTCTTTGGATTCTCTCCTCCACCCTTCGCTGCAGGAGCTCTGCCTCCGGAATTGCGCGGATTTCAGCGGCAGGCTTTTATCCGAGCTAGGGCGCACTTGCAAGGATCTTAG GTTTCTGTATTTAAGTTCCGTGGCAGAGAAGAGGGGAAGATCAGTTGATGTATTGCATCTAGAGGAAATGCTTAGTGGTTGCACTCAATTGGAAGTAAGG ACATTGATCCTGATGTTTGATGTCTCCGTATTTCTGCGCCATAGTTTTGCTCGTGTGTGGGCTCTGGCCTCGCCAAAACTCATTTCTCTTGAGATCGAGTATATTTCCTCAGTAATGATGACGGAACTGCTTAACCCTGCTGTGGGACTCCATCAGACATCGTCGCATCCATGGCCATCTGTATTGCCTAATTTACAGAAGTTATGCCTTTCTGTGGACTATATTACTGACACCATGGTGAGCACAATATCTAAGTGCCTCGTCTCCTTGACTCATCTAGATCTTCGAGATATACCCATAATGGAACCGAGAATGGCATTTGATCTCACTAACAACGGCCTTCAACAAATTAATGCACATGGTAAGCTGAAGCACCTCTGTTTGGTGAGAAGTCAAGAGATTGCTCCTACATTCTTCAAGCGAGTCAATGATCTCGGTATCCTTCTTATGGCTGATAAATGTTCGGCCATGGAAAGCATTTGTCTTGGTGGCTTTTGCCAAGTGACGGATACAG ATCTCTCCACTCTCGACTTGCGAGATTGTAGAAACCTTGGAGATGAAGCTCTTCGAGCTATCAGTATGCTTCCCAAGTTGAAGACTCTACTTCTCGACGGCTGTGATTTAACTGATGCAGGTTTATCCTACTTAAGCAAAGGTGTGATGAATCACCTGGTTTCGTTGTCTGTGAGAGGATGCAAGAGACTCACTGACAGATGCATCTCTTCCCTTTTTGATGGGAAGTCTAACCCAGAATTAAGAGAATTGGATCTATCAAATCTTCCAAATATCTCTGACGCTGCTGTCCTGTTACTAGCAAGAAGCCGCATCCTAATATCCGAGCTGCGGATGAGACAATGCCCCCTCATTGGTGACACTTCTGTCATGGCACTAGCCTCGATGCAGGTTGATGAGAACACTTGGTGTGGAAGTAGCTTGAGGTTGTTGGATATCTATAACTGCGGGGGCATCACTCAACTTGCATTCCGGTGGTTAAAGAAGCCGTATTTCCCTAGATTGAGATGGTTGGGGGTGACAGGATCCATGAACAGGGATGCCGTTGAGGCTCTGGCAAGAAGCAGGCCGTATATACACGTTACTACACAGGGTGAGGAACTAGGGACAGAACAGTGGGATAACATGGAGGATGCTCATTTGCAGGACTATGACGATGTGGACGAGTTTGAGGAGTGGCTTTTAGGAGGAGGgggaggagaaggagaaggagatgaCGATGACTACGAAGATGAAGAGCAAGATATGAGTGATGCTGAGATGGAAGATGCTGTTGGACATGAGTCGTGA